The Candidatus Nanohalovita haloferacivicina genome has a window encoding:
- a CDS encoding glycosyltransferase family 4 protein, with product MRISHYFEWEDLITGGHKQSVKNQRKIMDKRGIDYTTEPDLSADILHLNNMGPKSIYYARKAQEQGVPVVVHAHQTAEDFRESFALSNMIARPMKPYLKYAYSLADLIICPSEHNRDVIEEYTDVPKKVISNGFDPDMLEGFEDLRDEYLEKYDLEPPVVFMVGHVIKRKGLKSFIETARKMPDTDFVWFGFLNPSGEDTFVDSLLQSRDTKNLVEDAPDNCTFTGYVDDIRGAYAAGDIFFFPTKNENEGMALLEAMACGKPPVVRDIETFQWLEHGENCLKAEDDFVSVLEKAMEENEMQRLGENAREKSREFELESIADELEKAYRELL from the coding sequence ATGAGGATAAGCCATTACTTTGAATGGGAGGATTTGATTACTGGAGGCCATAAACAGTCCGTTAAGAACCAGAGAAAGATAATGGATAAACGAGGAATTGATTATACTACTGAGCCTGATCTCTCCGCTGATATTCTTCACTTGAATAATATGGGGCCTAAGTCAATTTACTATGCCAGAAAGGCCCAGGAGCAGGGAGTTCCTGTGGTTGTCCATGCTCATCAGACTGCAGAGGATTTCCGTGAGAGTTTTGCCCTGTCGAATATGATTGCAAGGCCTATGAAGCCCTACTTGAAGTATGCCTATTCTCTTGCTGACCTTATAATCTGTCCTTCAGAGCATAACAGAGACGTCATCGAGGAGTATACAGATGTGCCGAAGAAGGTGATCAGTAATGGTTTTGATCCTGATATGCTGGAAGGTTTTGAGGATCTTAGAGATGAGTATCTGGAGAAGTACGATCTTGAACCGCCAGTAGTGTTCATGGTAGGTCACGTGATCAAGAGGAAAGGCCTGAAGTCGTTTATCGAGACTGCCAGGAAGATGCCTGATACAGATTTTGTCTGGTTTGGTTTTCTGAATCCGAGCGGCGAAGATACCTTTGTTGACTCTCTGCTTCAGAGCAGGGATACAAAGAATCTTGTAGAAGATGCGCCTGACAACTGCACCTTCACAGGTTATGTTGATGATATTAGAGGAGCCTACGCTGCTGGTGACATCTTTTTCTTCCCTACAAAGAACGAGAACGAGGGAATGGCCCTACTTGAGGCAATGGCCTGCGGTAAGCCGCCGGTAGTCAGAGATATTGAGACTTTTCAGTGGCTGGAGCACGGTGAGAACTGTTTGAAGGCCGAAGACGACTTTGTCTCTGTTCTGGAGAAAGCAATGGAGGAGAACGAAATGCAGAGGCTTGGAGAGAATGCTCGGGAGAAAAGCCGTGAGTTTGAACTCGAGTCTATAGCGGATGAATTAGAGAAGGCCTACAGAGAGCTTCTCTAA
- a CDS encoding glycosyltransferase, which yields MKIGFFTESYFPKYDGVTYTLKAWKERLEERGHEVYIMYPQNPEYDPGDGEIPVRSIPNPFYEGYRAPFPVRGSKLPDFDIVHCHGPITLGWSGLLQAKLEDKPSVYTHHTPIEEYFINAVKLPLLAKICEKVYLPIENFFMSKFDVVTASTSRINRKVDFTRLPVGLDMEFFQPQDESILDEMDVERPVIGYSGRLSLEKNVDNLVCFADEFDGSVVIVGEGPQEKKLKEMAGDNVFFRDFLDREDLPGFYSGLDAFVTSSTGDTLGLAPLEANSCGTPVVAADNPPFDETIGSRNGERFELGDSESLSRAIHKALNNSYECRSAVKDFSLSSTIEQLEDIYEELGEKYGQR from the coding sequence ATGAAAATCGGCTTCTTTACCGAGAGCTACTTCCCGAAGTATGATGGAGTGACTTACACTCTGAAGGCCTGGAAGGAGAGGCTTGAGGAAAGAGGCCACGAAGTGTATATTATGTATCCTCAGAATCCTGAATATGATCCTGGGGACGGAGAGATACCTGTAAGATCGATTCCAAATCCTTTCTACGAAGGTTACAGAGCACCTTTCCCTGTGAGAGGTTCTAAACTACCTGATTTTGATATTGTCCACTGTCATGGGCCTATAACGCTGGGATGGTCAGGGTTATTGCAGGCCAAGCTTGAGGACAAGCCTTCGGTATATACTCATCATACGCCTATTGAGGAGTACTTTATCAATGCTGTAAAACTTCCTCTTCTAGCTAAAATATGTGAGAAGGTTTATCTACCGATTGAGAATTTTTTCATGAGCAAATTTGACGTTGTCACGGCCTCGACAAGCAGAATTAACAGGAAGGTTGATTTCACCCGGCTACCTGTAGGCCTTGACATGGAGTTTTTCCAGCCGCAGGATGAATCTATACTTGATGAGATGGATGTTGAAAGGCCTGTGATCGGCTATTCTGGTAGACTGAGTCTTGAAAAAAATGTTGATAACCTGGTTTGCTTCGCCGATGAGTTTGATGGCTCTGTTGTTATTGTTGGCGAGGGCCCTCAGGAGAAGAAGTTGAAGGAGATGGCGGGAGATAATGTTTTCTTCCGTGATTTTCTGGATAGAGAGGATTTGCCAGGTTTTTATTCTGGCCTTGATGCCTTTGTAACTTCTTCTACAGGAGATACTTTGGGTCTTGCGCCTCTGGAGGCTAATTCTTGCGGTACTCCTGTTGTCGCTGCTGATAATCCTCCTTTTGATGAGACTATTGGCTCCCGGAATGGCGAGCGTTTTGAGCTTGGTGATTCCGAGTCTTTGTCCCGTGCAATTCATAAAGCACTGAACAATAGCTATGAATGTAGAAGTGCTGTGAAGGATTTTTCGCTTTCCAGCACTATTGAGCAGCTAGAGGATATTTACGAGGAGCTTGGTGAAAAGTATGGGCAGAGATAA
- a CDS encoding DUF2070 family protein — translation MGRDNVDVFEKIIFHIPDTRTSLAAIISLSFVYSYFMYLGFSKFTSLPIQQETVLYLAVLLFAVPALVSGEIFTRILPDYPRHWAYFLALSNHLFVFVFGMILTGANNSVNAWRVIWLGLITVYLSTTLILTLTLGSDHLERISIVSLAHPLMVLAVGSYYLYPFLQFRWWDYASNLSVLLFMGLILAALLHVVQYLIGSNVSNVSAFNLTSGLLQKKQQALDLGYESNPEVQTLEIENESDKASIAIPWVHPGPLGAFGGGELSTTIINRMNEEGSGFFMHVPSDHGADMADPDDADVLLDKVDEPEMEGKASEMVEKDYDLGTFYGRRFDGKNIVFLDIPEYDDYEIEVVKNAVDLNSTIVVDLHNHIDDEVNQVIWSGTAQAENLQEYLKDFIGELESQPLHDYQAGFDSDLDHIPVFTLVEEVNGQRTLIYGIEGNGSTKRLRDLNDNIRHDFDKAIFFTTDTHASIHEMAKGSHVDEDRLRESISRSVENVAPAGIGMVMNKASNVKLLHSDYQGLIYSINIIIRLLPLALISMYILMVLWLL, via the coding sequence ATGGGCAGAGATAACGTAGACGTCTTCGAGAAAATTATTTTCCACATTCCTGATACAAGGACTAGTCTGGCCGCTATTATTTCTCTGAGCTTTGTTTATTCGTATTTCATGTATCTTGGTTTTTCCAAGTTTACCTCGTTGCCTATTCAGCAGGAAACAGTTCTTTATCTGGCTGTGCTTCTTTTTGCAGTTCCTGCACTGGTTTCAGGTGAAATATTTACTAGGATTCTACCAGATTATCCGCGTCACTGGGCCTATTTCCTTGCGCTCTCGAATCATCTGTTTGTTTTTGTATTTGGAATGATACTGACTGGCGCAAACAACAGCGTTAATGCATGGAGGGTTATCTGGCTAGGCCTGATTACTGTATATCTTTCAACTACTTTGATACTTACACTGACTCTTGGATCAGATCATCTGGAGAGAATTTCAATCGTCAGCCTTGCACATCCTTTAATGGTTCTGGCGGTTGGAAGCTACTATCTCTATCCGTTCCTCCAGTTCCGATGGTGGGACTACGCCTCAAACTTGAGCGTGCTACTCTTTATGGGCCTGATTCTTGCAGCACTGCTTCACGTTGTTCAGTACTTGATTGGCAGCAATGTATCGAACGTTTCAGCGTTTAATCTTACTTCGGGGCTTCTTCAGAAGAAGCAGCAGGCCCTGGATCTAGGTTACGAATCTAATCCTGAAGTTCAGACTCTTGAAATTGAAAATGAGAGTGATAAGGCCTCTATTGCTATTCCATGGGTTCATCCTGGGCCTCTGGGTGCTTTCGGTGGCGGAGAGCTTTCGACTACGATTATTAACAGGATGAATGAGGAGGGCAGCGGTTTCTTTATGCACGTTCCTTCTGATCACGGTGCTGATATGGCTGATCCTGATGATGCTGATGTTTTACTTGATAAAGTTGATGAGCCGGAGATGGAAGGTAAGGCCTCTGAGATGGTTGAGAAGGATTATGATCTCGGTACTTTCTATGGCCGCAGATTTGACGGAAAGAATATTGTTTTCCTTGATATTCCGGAGTACGATGATTACGAGATTGAGGTTGTGAAGAATGCTGTAGATCTAAATTCCACTATTGTAGTTGATCTTCACAATCATATCGATGACGAAGTTAATCAGGTTATCTGGTCTGGAACGGCCCAGGCAGAGAATCTTCAGGAATATCTGAAGGACTTTATAGGGGAGCTTGAGTCTCAGCCTTTGCATGATTATCAGGCTGGTTTTGATTCCGATTTAGATCATATCCCTGTATTTACACTGGTTGAGGAGGTTAACGGCCAGAGAACTTTGATTTACGGTATTGAGGGTAACGGTTCTACGAAGAGACTTAGAGATCTAAATGATAATATCCGGCATGATTTTGACAAGGCAATTTTCTTCACCACTGATACTCATGCAAGCATTCATGAAATGGCTAAAGGCAGTCACGTCGACGAGGACAGGCTTAGAGAGAGTATTTCCCGTTCAGTTGAGAATGTAGCTCCTGCAGGCATTGGAATGGTGATGAACAAGGCCAGCAACGTTAAGCTTTTACATTCGGATTACCAAGGCCTTATTTACAGTATAAACATTATCATCAGGCTGCTTCCGCTGGCTCTGATCAGTATGTATATCTTGATGGTGCTGTGGTTGCTATGA
- a CDS encoding lysylphosphatidylglycerol synthase transmembrane domain-containing protein encodes MATKKQIAWFGISTAIIAVLIYMADINKFIEAVSQANTYYLIGALLTGLLPFFVWTHTWHSFLNKMGANVNYRKTFKLFMTGNFMNSVTPLGQFGGEPFMAYVIKENTGLSYEEGFSAVLSSDIINSVPIFTFVLGGAAFLLIFGSVNDIITQAIYISLLIVVIGGSIAYTLWFKSGTIENALTKGLRKITDRVGRGEKYVEKLDEKLENVEEAFERIGEDPRHLVRTASIAHAYFVFQVFSLYLILASMGIHTDFTPLYFILPLSSLSNFSPTPGGSGAYEATLATILTLMPAALFPQIPFATAIAVGILFRLCTYWPGLIIGYGAMISIGREKAN; translated from the coding sequence ATGGCTACTAAAAAACAGATCGCCTGGTTCGGAATATCAACAGCAATAATAGCCGTGCTAATCTACATGGCAGACATAAACAAGTTCATAGAGGCCGTAAGCCAGGCAAATACCTACTATCTGATCGGAGCTCTTCTCACAGGCCTACTGCCATTCTTTGTGTGGACACACACCTGGCACAGCTTCCTCAACAAAATGGGCGCCAATGTAAACTACAGAAAAACATTCAAACTATTCATGACAGGCAACTTCATGAACTCTGTAACACCACTAGGCCAGTTCGGAGGAGAACCATTCATGGCCTACGTAATAAAAGAAAACACAGGCCTGAGCTACGAAGAAGGATTCTCAGCAGTACTTTCCTCAGACATAATAAACTCAGTTCCAATATTCACTTTTGTTCTAGGAGGAGCAGCATTCCTTCTAATTTTCGGTTCCGTAAACGACATAATAACTCAAGCCATCTACATATCCCTCCTGATAGTAGTTATAGGAGGATCCATTGCATACACACTATGGTTCAAGTCCGGTACAATCGAAAACGCACTAACCAAAGGCCTGAGAAAGATCACCGATCGGGTTGGACGAGGAGAAAAATACGTTGAAAAACTGGATGAGAAACTGGAAAACGTTGAGGAGGCCTTTGAAAGAATCGGAGAGGATCCTCGACATCTAGTTAGAACGGCCTCTATCGCACATGCCTACTTCGTATTCCAGGTCTTCAGCCTGTACCTAATTCTCGCATCCATGGGCATCCACACCGACTTCACACCACTCTACTTTATCCTGCCTCTATCCTCCTTATCCAACTTCTCACCTACCCCAGGAGGTTCAGGAGCCTACGAAGCAACACTGGCAACCATCCTAACACTAATGCCAGCAGCCCTATTCCCACAGATACCTTTCGCCACAGCAATTGCAGTAGGAATCCTCTTCAGACTCTGCACCTACTGGCCTGGACTGATCATAGGTTACGGAGCGATGATAAGCATAGGTCGAGAAAAAGCTAATTAA
- a CDS encoding ribonuclease P protein component 4, with protein sequence MAKTIAEERIERLFTLAEKRIGHEDELADRYVELARKIGMKEEVSIPSDLKKKFCSNCYSYMKPGRTCEVRIKSDKSKVEYTCSKCGNIDRYGY encoded by the coding sequence GTGGCGAAAACAATCGCAGAGGAACGGATAGAACGGCTTTTCACGCTAGCAGAGAAAAGAATAGGCCATGAAGACGAACTGGCAGACAGATACGTGGAACTGGCCCGGAAAATAGGAATGAAGGAAGAAGTCTCAATACCTTCAGACCTGAAAAAGAAGTTCTGCAGCAACTGCTACAGCTACATGAAACCCGGAAGAACCTGCGAAGTAAGAATAAAATCAGACAAAAGCAAAGTAGAATATACCTGCAGCAAATGCGGAAACATAGATAGATATGGCTACTAA
- a CDS encoding methyltransferase domain-containing protein has protein sequence MTYTYLLAGENLELAEAELKGFLRSQEIEEDPKREGRTAETEKHPEQLKRLGLTHEVTKKICETKLDKLEIDYRPEKSFSVRVQNLTDEDFESKELEKQIGQKISTEENSVDLENPDEKIKAYYTGEKLVIGKIVQEVDRGLYQQRANQERPFSSPISLDPVLARVLVNLSEVSAGEKLLDPFCGTGGILIEAGLCGIGVYGLDIQKEMVDGCQRNLENYGVISHDIRQGDVAEINETFEEEFNAVVTDLPYGKASKKPEKAVESFIEFLEDYSGKAVFMYNEKEVGPYSADFEVYVHKSLTRYIFIV, from the coding sequence ATGACCTACACATATCTCCTAGCAGGAGAAAACCTTGAACTAGCAGAAGCAGAACTCAAAGGATTTCTAAGAAGCCAGGAAATCGAAGAAGATCCAAAGAGAGAAGGAAGAACCGCAGAAACAGAAAAACACCCAGAACAACTCAAAAGACTGGGCCTGACACATGAAGTAACAAAAAAAATATGCGAAACCAAGCTAGACAAACTAGAAATAGATTACAGGCCTGAAAAATCTTTCTCGGTCAGAGTGCAGAACCTGACAGACGAAGACTTCGAAAGCAAGGAACTGGAGAAACAGATAGGCCAGAAAATCTCAACGGAGGAAAACTCAGTAGACCTGGAAAACCCTGATGAAAAAATAAAGGCATACTACACAGGAGAAAAACTTGTAATTGGAAAAATAGTTCAGGAAGTAGATAGAGGCCTTTACCAGCAGAGAGCCAACCAGGAAAGGCCTTTCTCCTCACCAATATCTCTTGACCCTGTGCTCGCAAGAGTACTCGTCAACCTGTCAGAAGTATCAGCAGGAGAAAAACTACTGGATCCTTTCTGCGGTACAGGCGGAATACTTATCGAAGCAGGCCTCTGCGGAATCGGAGTCTACGGCCTCGACATACAGAAAGAGATGGTGGACGGCTGCCAGAGAAACCTCGAAAACTACGGCGTAATCAGCCACGATATCAGGCAGGGCGATGTAGCAGAAATCAACGAAACTTTCGAGGAAGAATTCAACGCAGTAGTAACAGATCTACCATACGGAAAGGCCTCCAAAAAACCAGAGAAAGCGGTAGAAAGCTTCATAGAATTTCTGGAAGATTACAGCGGAAAAGCAGTCTTCATGTACAATGAAAAAGAAGTAGGGCCTTACTCAGCGGACTTTGAGGTATACGTTCACAAGTCGCTGACAAGATACATTTTTATCGTCTAG
- a CDS encoding lysylphosphatidylglycerol synthase transmembrane domain-containing protein: MAWTPKTKQIAWFTAATIFLGALIILTDINKFLEAAKGADKKLILLALLTGLVPNLVWGNTWHSFLNKVGAGNTYTQNFRLFMAGDFLNKVTPMGQFGGEPAMAYIISKKTDLKYEKAFSAVISSDIINAIPTFTFVAAGATYLFLFGRLTGLITKTLIASGAIFVIGGSFSYLLWFRAGTIEKKVLQVATKISEILNRGEEVVESIESRFEVLEESFETIGNDSRHLLETSLIAHIYYLFQSLTLYITLLALDIHVNLAAVFFVLPLAAVSNFTPTPGGTGAYEAVMATLLNLFFSISLPVALAASIIFRILTYWSDVVIGYISFISLGGKESI, from the coding sequence ATGGCATGGACGCCCAAAACCAAACAAATTGCCTGGTTTACAGCTGCAACAATATTTCTGGGCGCCCTAATCATATTAACCGATATAAATAAATTTCTAGAAGCAGCAAAAGGCGCAGACAAAAAACTAATCCTGCTAGCGCTGCTCACTGGCCTGGTACCCAATCTTGTCTGGGGAAACACATGGCACAGCTTCCTCAACAAGGTAGGCGCAGGCAACACATACACACAGAACTTCAGACTTTTCATGGCCGGAGACTTCCTCAACAAAGTAACACCAATGGGTCAGTTCGGAGGAGAACCAGCAATGGCCTACATAATATCCAAAAAAACAGACCTGAAATACGAGAAGGCCTTCTCCGCAGTAATATCTTCAGATATAATTAATGCGATACCTACGTTCACATTTGTGGCCGCAGGAGCAACTTATCTATTCTTATTCGGTAGACTTACGGGCCTCATCACAAAAACCTTGATCGCCAGTGGAGCTATATTCGTGATTGGAGGATCTTTCAGCTATCTACTGTGGTTCAGGGCCGGCACCATAGAGAAAAAAGTTTTACAGGTTGCCACCAAGATAAGCGAAATCTTGAACAGAGGAGAAGAAGTTGTAGAGAGTATAGAATCTCGTTTTGAAGTCTTAGAAGAATCCTTTGAAACCATAGGCAATGATAGCAGACATCTTCTGGAGACAAGCCTAATAGCCCACATTTACTACCTGTTCCAAAGCCTCACTCTATATATCACACTTCTAGCGCTTGATATACACGTAAATCTTGCAGCAGTATTCTTCGTGCTTCCTCTGGCAGCAGTATCAAACTTCACACCTACACCAGGAGGAACAGGAGCCTACGAAGCAGTTATGGCCACACTACTGAACCTGTTCTTCAGTATCAGCCTGCCTGTCGCACTAGCAGCAAGCATAATATTCAGAATACTAACCTACTGGTCAGACGTTGTCATAGGATACATTTCCTTCATAAGCCTTGGAGGCAAAGAATCAATCTAG